Proteins encoded in a region of the Candidatus Zixiibacteriota bacterium genome:
- the polA gene encoding DNA polymerase I, which produces MTAAKSRRLFLIDGTALAYKAYFAFIRNPLRNSKGENTSAVFGVANSLLKLRRDEHPDFWVFTFDRPEPTFRHELDQQYKATREATPDELIDQLPRVKEVAAALGCPLMEMAGYEADDLIATLARKGVEEGLEIVIVSGDKDLMQLVSDRVSIYNPRKAGAEIERLDPGGVEEKFGVPPDKVRDVLALMGDTSDNVPGVPGIGPKTAVQLIREYGDLEATLAAADKIKRPALRDKLKEFADQARHSMRMVTLEDQCPIAWTPDAWEVARADRARALKVFSELEFKSLSKWLEGGDTTSEEFPAATKDKPGTYEGVKSLSQLDKIVTDMMKAEWLAVDTETTSLSTLDARLVGISLSYSAGHAYYIPVGHDDSASNLALEDVLERLIPILTGNGPKLIAQNVKYDAGIFAQYNIELSNIGFDPMLASYCLDPSARAHGLDHLAEFHCGHTMQPITDLIGTGKDQKNFASVDVNAATYYAAEDADYTYRLHGILSPELDKAGVRRLFDDIELPLATVLGRMERAGVRVDEKYLKRLSGEMETQIAELTSAIYEAAGEEFNLNSPTQLGRILFDRLQLRSARRTSKTSQRATDVGVLESLAAEHAVPRLMLDYRQVTKLKSTYVDALLGLIHPKTGRVHTSFQQTVAATGRLSSSDPNLQNIPVRTEEGRKIRAAFVPRDGRHTLLVADYSQIELRLMAHFSEDPALVSAFRDAADVHARTAAEIFGIPESDVSPKQRRLAKTANFGIIYGVSAYGLSQQSDLSVGEAREFIDAYFRRYPGVRQFIDQTVEKARAEGIVRTMSGRRRFLPDIKSSDRRSREFAERTAVNTPMQGTAADIIKMAMIEIDRRLRDEGKASVMTLQVHDELVFDAPKSEIDWLRPVVRDAMENVVKLSVPLSVDIGAGANWLDAK; this is translated from the coding sequence ATGACTGCTGCCAAATCCCGACGTCTGTTTCTGATCGATGGCACCGCGCTGGCCTACAAAGCGTACTTTGCCTTCATCCGCAACCCGCTGCGCAATTCCAAAGGTGAGAATACGTCGGCGGTTTTTGGCGTCGCCAATTCGCTCCTAAAGCTTCGTCGCGATGAACACCCCGACTTCTGGGTGTTCACATTCGACCGCCCGGAGCCGACATTCCGTCACGAACTCGACCAGCAATACAAAGCCACCCGTGAAGCGACACCCGATGAACTGATCGACCAACTCCCCCGCGTGAAGGAAGTGGCCGCGGCGCTCGGCTGCCCGTTGATGGAGATGGCCGGCTACGAAGCCGACGATCTGATCGCCACACTCGCACGCAAAGGAGTCGAAGAGGGACTCGAAATTGTCATTGTCTCCGGCGACAAGGACCTGATGCAGTTGGTGAGCGACCGGGTGTCGATCTACAACCCGCGCAAAGCGGGTGCGGAGATCGAGCGCCTCGATCCTGGGGGGGTCGAGGAGAAGTTCGGCGTGCCGCCCGATAAGGTGCGTGATGTCCTCGCGTTGATGGGTGACACCTCCGACAATGTCCCCGGTGTTCCCGGCATCGGGCCCAAGACCGCTGTGCAGTTGATCCGCGAGTACGGTGATCTTGAAGCGACCCTGGCGGCCGCCGACAAAATCAAGCGTCCCGCTTTGCGCGACAAGCTCAAGGAATTTGCCGATCAGGCACGCCACTCCATGCGCATGGTGACGCTCGAAGATCAGTGCCCGATTGCCTGGACTCCCGACGCATGGGAGGTCGCCCGCGCCGACCGTGCGCGCGCCTTGAAGGTCTTCAGCGAACTGGAATTCAAGTCGCTGTCAAAGTGGCTCGAGGGCGGCGATACGACGAGTGAGGAGTTTCCGGCAGCCACGAAAGACAAGCCCGGGACTTACGAAGGTGTCAAGTCGCTGTCACAGTTGGACAAGATCGTAACCGACATGATGAAGGCCGAATGGCTGGCGGTCGATACCGAGACGACATCGCTGTCCACTCTCGACGCGCGACTCGTCGGGATTTCGCTGTCTTATTCTGCGGGCCACGCATACTACATCCCGGTCGGACACGACGATTCCGCTTCGAATCTGGCCCTCGAGGATGTCCTCGAGCGTCTCATTCCCATTCTGACCGGCAACGGACCGAAGCTGATCGCGCAGAATGTCAAGTACGATGCCGGCATCTTCGCGCAATACAACATAGAACTGTCCAATATCGGTTTTGATCCGATGCTGGCGTCGTACTGTCTCGACCCCTCGGCACGCGCCCATGGTCTGGATCATCTTGCCGAATTCCACTGCGGGCATACCATGCAGCCGATCACCGATCTGATCGGCACCGGCAAAGATCAGAAAAACTTTGCCAGCGTCGATGTCAACGCCGCGACCTACTACGCCGCCGAGGACGCCGACTACACCTACCGCCTCCATGGGATTCTATCGCCCGAGCTGGACAAGGCCGGTGTCCGCCGATTGTTCGACGACATTGAACTGCCCTTGGCGACGGTCCTCGGGCGCATGGAACGCGCCGGAGTCCGAGTCGACGAGAAATATCTGAAGCGACTCTCCGGCGAAATGGAAACGCAGATCGCCGAGCTGACATCCGCCATCTATGAAGCGGCCGGGGAGGAGTTCAATCTCAACTCCCCCACCCAGTTGGGGCGCATCCTCTTCGACCGGCTCCAGCTTAGGTCTGCACGACGAACATCGAAGACGTCTCAGCGTGCGACCGATGTCGGCGTGCTCGAGAGTCTCGCTGCTGAACATGCAGTACCGCGTCTGATGCTGGACTATCGTCAGGTGACCAAGTTGAAGTCGACCTATGTCGACGCGCTCCTGGGACTGATTCATCCCAAGACCGGCCGTGTCCATACGTCGTTTCAGCAAACGGTCGCGGCCACCGGGCGGCTCTCGTCGTCCGATCCCAATTTGCAAAACATTCCGGTGCGCACCGAGGAGGGACGCAAAATCCGCGCGGCATTCGTGCCGCGCGACGGCCGGCATACGCTCCTAGTGGCGGATTACTCCCAAATCGAACTGCGGTTGATGGCGCACTTTTCCGAAGATCCGGCTCTGGTCAGCGCCTTCCGTGATGCCGCCGATGTCCACGCGCGCACGGCCGCCGAGATTTTTGGCATTCCCGAATCGGATGTCTCGCCGAAACAGCGCCGCCTCGCCAAGACGGCGAATTTCGGCATCATCTACGGGGTCTCGGCCTACGGTCTGTCTCAGCAATCCGACCTCTCGGTCGGCGAAGCCAGAGAGTTCATCGACGCCTACTTCCGGCGCTATCCCGGCGTCCGTCAGTTCATCGACCAGACTGTCGAGAAGGCGCGCGCAGAGGGGATCGTACGGACAATGTCCGGGCGACGCCGCTTCTTGCCTGACATTAAATCATCCGATCGCCGCAGCCGCGAGTTCGCCGAACGCACGGCGGTCAACACGCCGATGCAGGGGACGGCCGCCGACATCATTAAAATGGCGATGATCGAAATCGACCGGCGGTTGCGTGATGAAGGCAAAGCGTCTGTCATGACCCTGCAGGTGCATGACGAGCTGGTATTTGATGCACCCAAGTCGGAAATCGACTGGCTCCGACCCGTGGTCAGGGACGCGATGGAGAATGTCGTCAAGCTCAGTGTACCGCTCTCCGTCGACATCGGCGCCGGCGCCAACTGGCTGGATGCAAAGTAG
- a CDS encoding transketolase, with protein sequence MNATADRRNPYRFGIDQLKSKARDIRRDIITMLVEAKSGHTGGPMGFADVATALFFNELVYDPKNPKWPWRDMWFYSFGHVTPIHYSALGEAGFFPLRDLMKFRKFNGHLQGHPSSLDTPGVEVSSGSLGQGLSIAFGAAYGSRMDGHPRRVYGLLSDGEHQEGSIWEAILSAGHYKLDNLCAIVDYNNIQIDGYIEDIMGLAPLADKYRAFRWHVIEIDGHDLAAILSALEEARRTKGKPTVILARTVMGQPISFMLNNYEWHGKPPTPDEGEKALAELGTTYAQWSERLLSN encoded by the coding sequence ATGAACGCGACGGCCGACCGGCGGAACCCCTATCGTTTTGGGATCGACCAGTTAAAGTCCAAGGCGCGGGACATCCGACGAGACATTATCACAATGCTGGTCGAGGCAAAATCGGGACACACCGGTGGGCCGATGGGCTTTGCTGATGTCGCAACGGCACTCTTCTTCAATGAACTGGTCTACGATCCCAAAAACCCAAAGTGGCCGTGGAGGGACATGTGGTTTTACTCGTTTGGGCATGTGACCCCGATCCACTATTCGGCACTTGGCGAAGCGGGATTCTTCCCGCTACGGGACCTGATGAAGTTCCGCAAGTTCAACGGCCACCTGCAGGGACATCCGTCTTCGCTGGATACGCCCGGTGTGGAGGTTTCCTCCGGCTCGCTGGGGCAGGGCCTGTCGATTGCCTTTGGCGCCGCTTACGGCTCCCGGATGGATGGTCACCCGCGACGTGTCTACGGGTTGCTCTCCGACGGCGAACATCAGGAAGGGTCGATCTGGGAAGCGATCTTGTCGGCAGGTCACTACAAGCTCGACAACCTCTGCGCGATCGTCGACTACAACAACATCCAAATCGACGGATACATCGAAGACATCATGGGGCTGGCTCCGCTGGCCGACAAATATCGAGCGTTCCGCTGGCATGTCATCGAGATTGACGGCCATGACCTGGCTGCCATCTTGTCGGCACTGGAAGAGGCGCGACGGACCAAGGGCAAGCCGACTGTCATCCTGGCGCGAACGGTGATGGGACAGCCCATCTCATTCATGTTGAACAATTACGAGTGGCATGGGAAACCGCCGACTCCGGACGAAGGGGAGAAAGCGCTGGCTGAATTGGGGACGACCTATGCGCAATGGTCCGAGCGGCTCCTATCCAACTGA